The following are encoded in a window of Prosthecodimorpha staleyi genomic DNA:
- the sdhC gene encoding succinate dehydrogenase, cytochrome b556 subunit codes for MSTTESKVSGPARPLSPHLQIYRFSWTMAMSIAHRITGAALYGGTLVVAIWLVAAASGKASYDTVQWFFGSFLGLVVLFGFTFALWHHTLGGIRHLIWDTGKGFELHSRMAMAKFTLIGSAALTVLTWIVALVVR; via the coding sequence ATGTCGACCACGGAAAGCAAAGTGAGCGGACCGGCGCGCCCGCTCTCGCCGCACCTGCAGATCTACCGGTTCTCCTGGACGATGGCGATGTCGATCGCCCATCGCATCACCGGTGCGGCGCTCTATGGCGGCACGCTCGTGGTCGCGATCTGGCTGGTCGCTGCCGCGTCCGGCAAGGCGAGCTACGATACCGTGCAGTGGTTCTTCGGCTCCTTCCTCGGCCTCGTGGTCCTGTTCGGCTTCACCTTCGCGCTCTGGCACCACACGCTCGGCGGCATCCGCCACCTGATCTGGGACACCGGCAAGGGCTTCGAGCTGCACAGCCGCATGGCGATGGCCAAGTTCACGCTGATCGGGTCGGCCGCCCTGACGGTCCTGACCTGGATCGTCGCCCTCGTGGTCCGTTGA